The Prevotella melaninogenica genome window below encodes:
- a CDS encoding DUF4251 domain-containing protein produces MKRLVLFLFVAVLMVGCATTYYDSEGNPVSKEKMAQLRSTAVKAHLAEHRYRVFVDRMYPMRGPAVYLQDDWGLEVSGDSVGLFLPYFGRAYYIPYGRGGGLSLVEPLTSYREEPMKGGRRIFMTTRNDFESYQIVLEVFDNATVSLVINPSEKETISFSGVMELNDVFTPKGQKASKKHQTTFMKL; encoded by the coding sequence ATGAAACGTTTAGTTTTATTTCTTTTTGTAGCTGTCCTAATGGTGGGTTGTGCTACAACTTATTATGATTCAGAGGGTAATCCTGTGTCAAAGGAGAAGATGGCGCAGTTGCGTTCTACTGCTGTGAAGGCTCACTTAGCAGAGCATCGCTACCGCGTCTTTGTGGACCGTATGTATCCTATGCGTGGTCCTGCTGTCTATTTACAGGACGACTGGGGACTCGAGGTGAGTGGTGATTCGGTAGGACTTTTCCTCCCTTATTTCGGTAGAGCTTACTATATTCCTTACGGACGTGGTGGCGGTTTGAGCCTTGTAGAACCTCTAACGAGTTATAGGGAAGAACCGATGAAGGGCGGACGTCGTATCTTTATGACCACTCGTAATGATTTCGAGAGCTATCAGATTGTACTTGAAGTCTTCGATAATGCTACTGTTTCATTGGTGATTAATCCCAGTGAAAAGGAGACGATTAGTTTTTCTGGTGTGATGGAGCTTAATGATGTTTTTACACCAAAGGGTCAAAAAGCAAGTAAGAAACACCAGACAACATTCATGAAATTATGA
- a CDS encoding energy transducer TonB, with protein MINRLNTLFLLLFVSLMAFGQSAGTIASKDAMLYESSRHLYEKGDTLTIISKDFEWPKGLDGSVLPELQHYLTSFFFNQSSESYEAGWKQFESSLGKEVRTIKDDAGAERRFYDMGLRCLWLEPGRYISFLARLEERNATSVITAKHSYFTFDLINKKVLTQNDVFNQTRMWQDPNVRYQFYELLDYTANTHTEDSINWDLLPNQFALIGQNIRFDLGVDNGGGVYSEVSNDMVDVLFSKSFKKWQKQSLSYAGIKKLPNEAVYVSLSTDSVFPEILPQFDGNLAAAIGQNISYTGLNPTITPVGRIYASFIVDTDGSLKDIVFLTVNNIELNRGIAAALQLLRGWKPAMHNGKPVAFRYNLPLILHFQ; from the coding sequence ATGATTAACCGACTTAATACTTTGTTCCTGTTACTGTTTGTAAGTCTTATGGCATTCGGACAGTCGGCAGGAACAATTGCGTCTAAGGATGCCATGCTTTATGAGTCGTCCCGACATCTATATGAGAAGGGTGATACGTTGACGATTATCTCAAAGGATTTTGAATGGCCAAAAGGCTTGGATGGCTCGGTCTTACCAGAACTACAGCATTATCTTACAAGCTTTTTCTTTAACCAGTCTTCTGAAAGTTATGAAGCTGGTTGGAAGCAGTTTGAGTCTTCGTTAGGGAAGGAAGTGCGAACTATAAAGGATGATGCGGGTGCTGAAAGGCGTTTTTATGATATGGGGTTACGATGTCTTTGGTTGGAGCCAGGCAGATACATTTCTTTTCTTGCCCGCTTGGAGGAGCGTAATGCAACAAGTGTCATTACGGCAAAGCATTCTTATTTTACCTTTGACCTTATCAATAAGAAAGTCTTAACGCAGAATGATGTGTTTAATCAGACACGCATGTGGCAGGATCCTAACGTTCGCTATCAGTTCTATGAACTGTTAGATTATACGGCAAATACGCATACTGAGGACTCTATAAATTGGGACCTTCTGCCCAATCAGTTTGCACTGATAGGACAGAATATACGTTTCGACCTTGGTGTTGATAACGGTGGAGGAGTTTATTCAGAAGTAAGTAATGACATGGTAGATGTCCTTTTCTCTAAGAGCTTTAAGAAGTGGCAGAAACAGTCATTATCTTATGCAGGCATAAAGAAACTTCCTAATGAGGCTGTATATGTCTCCTTATCAACTGATTCTGTCTTCCCAGAAATATTGCCACAGTTTGATGGAAATTTAGCTGCAGCTATTGGACAGAATATTTCCTATACAGGACTTAACCCGACAATAACTCCTGTGGGGAGAATTTACGCCTCTTTTATTGTTGATACGGATGGTTCCTTGAAAGATATAGTCTTTCTAACGGTAAATAATATTGAGTTGAACCGCGGTATTGCTGCAGCACTTCAATTATTAAGAGGTTGGAAACCTGCAATGCATAACGGTAAACCTGTAGCTTTTAGATATAACCTTCCCCTCATTTTACACTTCCAATAA
- a CDS encoding MBOAT family O-acyltransferase, translating into MTNTTQLMTTFFDFLSSQDKNWSLCTFPFMASFLVFFAIYIGLNRYRQTWTKAYVIAFSLFFAFKANGVLMWLLPIITISSWYLTRFMMHLKRGKVRKIGLAIVILTELLPLLYYKYSNFTLEIFHELLRSNFSPEKMLLPVGISFFTFQAISYTVDIYKGRYPKTAELIDYTFYLTFFPLLIAGPITRAEVLLPQVQTPKDNVNENLVYKGLWLIICGLIKKALIADYIAQYNNIVFDAPASQSGFGNLMGVLGFSVQIYFDFSGYSDLAIGVAALMGYELKDNFRFPYQSLNLTEFWHRWHIALSTWFRDYLYIPLGGNRKGELRTYLNSFLAMIVAGLWHGASWMFIVWGVLHGIGLVIHKFCRNNGLDKIPDNKYTKGISWFITFSYVSLAWIFFRAADMTTATTLIDNILHTISLSDAYTFLMEYPLWLAVVLISLELHSIRETDYNWLQNKFINSSWLVKLCIFAVVMQLVINLSHHSIQPFIYTQF; encoded by the coding sequence ATGACAAATACAACACAGTTGATGACTACCTTCTTTGACTTCTTGTCTTCACAAGACAAGAACTGGTCGCTGTGTACATTTCCATTTATGGCTTCGTTCCTTGTTTTCTTTGCCATATACATAGGATTAAACCGCTATCGCCAAACATGGACAAAGGCATACGTCATAGCTTTTAGTCTTTTCTTTGCTTTCAAAGCAAATGGAGTTTTGATGTGGCTATTGCCCATTATTACGATTAGTTCATGGTATCTCACTCGCTTTATGATGCACTTAAAGCGTGGAAAAGTGCGTAAAATTGGACTTGCCATTGTCATCCTAACAGAGTTATTACCCCTACTCTACTACAAATACTCAAACTTTACACTTGAGATATTCCACGAACTATTGCGTAGCAACTTCTCACCAGAGAAGATGTTGCTACCTGTCGGTATCTCATTCTTCACCTTTCAAGCTATCAGTTACACCGTTGACATCTATAAAGGACGCTATCCAAAGACAGCAGAACTGATAGATTATACCTTCTACCTTACCTTTTTCCCACTCCTTATCGCTGGTCCCATCACCCGCGCTGAAGTATTGCTCCCACAGGTTCAGACACCGAAAGACAATGTCAACGAGAATCTTGTTTATAAAGGTTTATGGCTGATCATCTGCGGACTGATAAAGAAAGCCCTCATCGCCGACTATATTGCACAATACAATAACATTGTTTTTGATGCGCCAGCAAGCCAAAGTGGCTTTGGTAATTTGATGGGTGTATTGGGCTTTTCAGTTCAAATCTATTTCGATTTCTCGGGCTACAGCGACCTTGCTATTGGTGTTGCCGCCCTAATGGGATACGAACTAAAAGACAATTTCAGATTCCCTTATCAGAGTCTGAACCTCACAGAGTTCTGGCATCGTTGGCACATTGCCCTCTCAACATGGTTCCGCGACTATCTTTACATCCCATTGGGAGGAAACAGAAAAGGCGAACTTCGCACCTATCTCAATAGCTTCTTAGCAATGATAGTGGCAGGTCTGTGGCATGGTGCATCATGGATGTTCATCGTATGGGGTGTACTTCATGGTATCGGACTGGTCATTCATAAGTTTTGCCGAAACAATGGATTGGATAAGATACCAGACAATAAATACACAAAAGGTATCAGTTGGTTTATTACGTTTAGCTATGTTTCCCTTGCATGGATATTCTTCCGTGCAGCGGATATGACAACTGCTACAACATTAATCGACAATATCCTGCATACTATCAGCCTCTCAGATGCCTACACCTTCCTAATGGAATACCCACTATGGCTTGCCGTTGTGCTGATAAGTTTGGAACTTCATAGTATTCGAGAGACTGACTATAACTGGCTGCAAAATAAGTTTATCAATTCTTCATGGCTTGTTAAGCTATGTATCTTTGCTGTTGTTATGCAGTTAGTTATTAATCTTAGTCATCATAGTATCCAACCTTTTATCTACACACAATTCTAA
- a CDS encoding SGNH/GDSL hydrolase family protein: protein MHAQIKTLLLMAAVMAAIIVYAVIPTEITMGSYTIRKITLVNLSRPLIEKTKQTKHTAKKVHRNQTILFIGDSMVEGLSRRLGDYAGENGHKLYTVIWYSSSTERWGTTQTLEHFITEYKPTYILICLGSNELFINDLANRTQYVQQLVKKIGNIPFVWISPSDWNGDTGINDVIKENVGKGHFFDSRNLKLKRGSDHYHPTWAAAAYWMDTAAKFIRSKECANPLQLNNPKANHKATNTKLLQPSFEGY from the coding sequence ATGCACGCCCAGATAAAGACACTACTCTTGATGGCTGCTGTCATGGCAGCCATTATTGTCTATGCTGTTATCCCAACCGAGATAACAATGGGCAGCTATACTATCCGCAAGATAACGCTTGTCAACCTAAGCCGACCGCTTATTGAGAAAACAAAACAAACGAAGCATACCGCTAAAAAGGTACATCGCAACCAAACAATCCTTTTCATTGGAGACTCAATGGTGGAAGGCCTTTCACGTAGGTTGGGTGATTATGCAGGCGAAAACGGACACAAACTATATACCGTTATCTGGTATAGTTCTTCTACTGAGCGTTGGGGAACCACCCAAACCTTAGAACACTTCATTACAGAATATAAGCCAACATACATACTCATCTGCCTTGGCAGTAATGAGCTCTTTATCAACGACCTTGCCAATCGTACGCAATATGTACAACAATTAGTAAAAAAAATAGGTAATATTCCTTTCGTATGGATAAGTCCTTCTGATTGGAATGGCGATACTGGCATCAATGATGTCATAAAGGAGAATGTCGGAAAAGGACATTTCTTTGACAGTCGTAACCTAAAACTCAAAAGAGGTAGCGACCATTATCATCCTACATGGGCTGCAGCTGCCTACTGGATGGATACCGCAGCTAAGTTTATAAGGAGTAAAGAGTGTGCTAATCCGCTACAACTCAACAATCCAAAAGCCAATCACAAGGCAACAAATACAAAGCTTTTGCAACCTTCCTTTGAAGGCTATTAA
- a CDS encoding exodeoxyribonuclease III — MKFISWNVNGLRACVGKEFEQQFKDLDADFFCLQETKMQAGQLDISFLGYESYWNYADKKGYSGTAIFTKHKPLSVTYGINIDEHDHEGRVITLEMDDFYLVTVYTPNSQDGLRRLDYRMKWEDDFQAYLHKLDEKKPVIVCGDMNVAHQEIDLKNPKTNRKNAGFTDEEREKMTQLLSNGFIDTFRTLYPEQVTYSWWSYRFRAREKNTGWRIDYFLISERLKDRLEDAKIHTEIMGSDHCPVEIILK, encoded by the coding sequence ATGAAGTTTATTTCATGGAATGTAAACGGGCTTCGCGCCTGTGTAGGAAAAGAGTTTGAGCAGCAATTCAAGGACTTGGATGCAGATTTCTTTTGTCTGCAAGAGACGAAGATGCAAGCAGGACAGCTTGATATCAGTTTTCTGGGATATGAGTCTTACTGGAATTACGCTGACAAGAAGGGTTACTCTGGCACCGCTATCTTCACAAAGCATAAGCCATTGAGCGTGACTTATGGTATTAATATTGATGAGCACGACCATGAGGGACGTGTGATAACATTAGAGATGGATGACTTCTATCTCGTAACAGTCTATACACCGAACTCACAAGACGGACTTCGTCGATTGGATTATCGTATGAAGTGGGAAGATGACTTCCAAGCCTATCTTCATAAACTCGATGAGAAAAAGCCTGTTATCGTATGCGGTGACATGAATGTTGCCCATCAGGAGATAGACCTTAAGAACCCTAAGACAAACCGCAAGAATGCTGGCTTCACTGATGAAGAGCGTGAGAAGATGACCCAATTACTAAGTAATGGCTTCATCGATACCTTCCGTACCCTTTATCCAGAGCAGGTTACTTACTCTTGGTGGTCATATCGTTTCCGTGCAAGAGAGAAGAATACGGGGTGGCGTATCGACTATTTCCTCATCTCAGAACGTCTCAAAGACCGCCTCGAAGATGCTAAGATTCATACAGAGATTATGGGAAGCGACCACTGTCCTGTGGAAATTATCTTGAAATAA
- a CDS encoding DUF4840 domain-containing protein yields MKKIMTLAAMALCTITLCLTSCSKDDNNENIGGKEKELTKEQFLEARTKVLNSIPGSYKGLISADAKNQGLSGNIKWNINEDGIVVCKNFPYEALAFGISTDDNSSEAAHLRSALKEAPLANLQFRLIGNPDSKDPADLYATPRITTKIQTSQGTYNVVGQLRNDRLNAHYDIKSSSLNMKFIIYRLDKVIEHQDGRTEYKQEKKFSIPVEFELRTIEKKEIR; encoded by the coding sequence ATGAAAAAGATTATGACACTTGCAGCTATGGCACTATGCACCATCACCTTATGCCTCACAAGCTGCTCAAAAGACGACAACAATGAAAATATAGGGGGTAAGGAAAAAGAACTAACAAAAGAACAATTCCTTGAAGCACGTACAAAGGTTTTAAACAGCATACCTGGCAGTTACAAAGGTTTAATAAGTGCTGATGCAAAAAATCAGGGGCTTAGTGGTAATATCAAATGGAACATCAATGAAGATGGTATAGTTGTCTGCAAGAACTTTCCTTATGAAGCTCTTGCGTTTGGAATATCTACTGATGACAACAGCAGCGAAGCCGCTCACCTTCGTTCAGCATTAAAAGAAGCTCCGTTAGCCAACCTTCAGTTCCGCCTTATAGGCAATCCTGACTCTAAAGATCCTGCAGATTTATATGCAACCCCACGTATTACAACAAAAATACAGACCTCTCAGGGTACTTATAACGTAGTCGGTCAGTTACGAAATGATAGACTTAATGCACACTATGATATAAAGTCATCCAGCCTCAATATGAAATTTATAATCTACAGATTGGATAAAGTTATAGAACATCAGGATGGACGCACTGAATATAAACAAGAAAAGAAATTCAGCATACCTGTTGAGTTTGAACTAAGAACAATAGAAAAGAAAGAAATACGATGA
- a CDS encoding DUF4840 domain-containing protein codes for MKLITMVICALVIALFTTSCSKDNDIPDAEKNAIQALNNIVGNYKGNLAATYGTTTTIWPGINWTVDKNYTITVNNFPYQLLANGVSKNTASSLYTTLVSEKQGPLKLYITTLQPQDNKVFFNLSSNFKFNVTTANETYELTGAVSFNNKQFSSSYTMNNSKMQLQFTIYKLVKINKAHATAIIQEDFDTPVSFYLEGYKM; via the coding sequence ATGAAACTTATAACAATGGTCATTTGCGCACTTGTAATAGCATTGTTTACTACAAGTTGTTCAAAAGATAACGACATTCCAGATGCTGAGAAAAATGCTATACAGGCGCTCAACAACATTGTTGGAAACTATAAAGGTAACTTGGCTGCTACTTATGGGACAACAACAACAATCTGGCCGGGAATCAATTGGACTGTAGATAAGAACTATACCATTACAGTCAACAACTTCCCATACCAATTGTTGGCAAATGGAGTGTCAAAGAACACTGCATCTTCGCTATATACTACCCTCGTTAGCGAGAAGCAAGGACCGCTGAAATTGTATATTACGACCTTACAACCACAAGATAATAAGGTATTTTTCAACTTGTCATCTAACTTCAAGTTTAATGTTACAACAGCCAACGAAACTTATGAATTAACAGGTGCCGTTTCCTTTAACAATAAGCAGTTCAGCAGTAGTTATACAATGAACAACTCTAAAATGCAACTGCAATTCACTATATACAAACTGGTGAAAATAAACAAGGCACACGCAACTGCAATTATACAAGAGGACTTTGACACACCTGTTAGCTTCTATCTGGAAGGATATAAGATGTAA
- a CDS encoding DUF4840 domain-containing protein: MKRTMKTAFMALCAVTMLAVTASCSSDKNEVDYPKTTEQVLNHMVGEYKGTLGFSTTTETGTEGAFGQKISWKIDKNHNIIIEKFPYATLASGVSKQEVAGKMSELFQTLLDVKDAPLYIVMAGSDISDNRMSLNIDLLFYAPLSAPNADYEIVGSIKKAQPISKSYYNINESELYLEFTVEGLIKKHKHGGVKWQKDFDKPITYYLRAKKQ, from the coding sequence ATGAAAAGAACAATGAAAACAGCCTTTATGGCTTTATGTGCAGTTACAATGTTGGCAGTTACGGCCAGCTGCTCAAGTGACAAAAATGAAGTTGACTATCCCAAGACTACTGAACAAGTTCTTAACCACATGGTAGGAGAATATAAAGGAACATTAGGTTTCTCTACCACGACAGAAACTGGTACAGAAGGAGCTTTTGGACAAAAAATTAGTTGGAAGATAGATAAGAACCACAATATTATTATCGAGAAATTCCCATACGCGACATTAGCAAGTGGTGTCTCAAAACAAGAAGTTGCTGGGAAAATGTCAGAATTATTTCAGACACTTTTAGACGTTAAAGATGCACCTCTTTATATTGTCATGGCAGGTTCAGACATATCCGACAACCGCATGTCATTGAATATAGACCTTCTTTTCTACGCACCACTTTCTGCACCAAATGCAGATTATGAAATAGTAGGATCAATCAAAAAAGCTCAACCTATATCCAAGAGTTACTATAATATAAATGAATCAGAATTATACCTCGAATTTACAGTAGAGGGACTAATTAAGAAACATAAGCATGGTGGAGTAAAATGGCAGAAAGATTTCGACAAGCCAATAACATACTATCTAAGGGCCAAAAAGCAATAA
- the folE gene encoding GTP cyclohydrolase I FolE: MTPEIPFREGLDELASHYKQVLTLLGEDPEREGLQKTPMRVAKAMQVLTRGYTQDPHKVLTDALFEEKYNQMVIVKDIDFFSMCEHHILPFYGKAHVAYIPNGYITGLSKIARVVDIFSHRLQVQERLTEQVMQCINDTLKPQGVMVVIEAKHMCMQMRGVEKQNSITTTSAYSGVFESSKTRNEFMDLLRGETKRI; encoded by the coding sequence ATGACGCCAGAAATACCATTCCGTGAAGGATTAGACGAACTTGCATCACACTACAAGCAGGTGCTTACACTCTTAGGAGAAGACCCTGAAAGAGAAGGTTTGCAGAAAACGCCTATGCGTGTTGCAAAGGCTATGCAGGTACTTACACGTGGTTATACACAAGACCCACATAAGGTATTGACAGATGCTTTGTTTGAAGAGAAGTACAACCAGATGGTTATTGTGAAAGATATTGACTTCTTCTCCATGTGTGAACACCACATTCTTCCGTTCTATGGTAAGGCTCATGTTGCATATATACCAAACGGATATATAACAGGATTGAGCAAGATTGCACGTGTTGTGGATATCTTCTCACATCGTCTACAGGTACAAGAACGCCTAACAGAGCAGGTGATGCAGTGCATCAATGACACGCTGAAGCCGCAAGGAGTAATGGTTGTTATCGAAGCAAAGCACATGTGTATGCAGATGCGTGGTGTAGAAAAACAGAACTCTATTACCACAACAAGTGCTTATAGTGGTGTATTTGAATCAAGTAAGACCCGCAACGAGTTCATGGACTTGCTGCGTGGAGAGACCAAGAGAATATAA
- a CDS encoding SPOR domain-containing protein — MKRLLTIIVFMLTAVVAVNAQGSVTISQSSEIDALVNGKKAQKKNNKSQKKVESQNETARPTIKTPDTKQLVVPKIEDHKPEIARPDNSTLQPIRTKVVKRLVRRPHVPSWDETEDTRIVTKRIKKGTQKVRGFRVQVYSGGNTRIAHQQADKAGQKAKELFPDQPVYVHFYPPRWMCLVGNFTNYNAAKKIMRTLRKEGYPHANVIRMMVTIKTTEPVDF; from the coding sequence ATGAAAAGACTCCTTACAATCATAGTTTTTATGCTGACAGCTGTTGTGGCTGTTAATGCTCAAGGGTCAGTAACGATATCACAAAGTTCCGAGATTGACGCATTGGTAAATGGCAAGAAAGCACAAAAGAAAAATAATAAAAGCCAAAAGAAAGTAGAGAGTCAAAACGAGACTGCACGTCCGACAATCAAAACGCCAGACACAAAACAGCTCGTTGTACCAAAGATTGAAGACCATAAACCAGAAATTGCACGCCCCGACAACAGTACCTTACAACCTATCAGAACAAAGGTTGTCAAGCGTTTAGTCAGAAGACCGCACGTCCCTTCATGGGATGAGACTGAAGATACGCGGATTGTGACCAAACGTATAAAGAAAGGTACACAGAAAGTAAGAGGCTTCCGTGTACAAGTTTATAGCGGTGGTAATACCCGTATTGCTCACCAACAAGCAGACAAGGCTGGTCAGAAAGCGAAAGAACTCTTCCCTGATCAACCTGTTTATGTACACTTTTACCCACCACGTTGGATGTGTCTTGTAGGTAATTTTACCAACTACAATGCAGCAAAGAAGATAATGCGTACACTCCGTAAGGAGGGTTACCCACATGCCAACGTCATCCGCATGATGGTAACAATTAAGACAACTGAACCTGTAGATTTCTAA